One stretch of Variovorax sp. TBS-050B DNA includes these proteins:
- a CDS encoding glutathione S-transferase family protein, producing MPTPSLTLVSHLLCPYVQRAAIALAEKNVPFERVVIDLADKPQWFLDISPLGKVPLLRLARPDGSEAVLFESNVICEYLEETQPGPRLHPEDPLTRAEHRAWMEFGSAILGDLWGYETTRDAEVFAQKRAALAAKFERVEAALGAGPYFAGADFSLVDAVFAPVFRYFELFDQISDSHIFDALPKVNAWRRALAERPSVRGAVVPEYPQHLREFLRKHEAHLLTLAEERK from the coding sequence ATGCCGACCCCATCGCTCACCCTCGTCAGCCACCTGCTGTGCCCCTACGTCCAGCGCGCCGCGATCGCGCTGGCCGAGAAGAACGTGCCCTTCGAACGCGTGGTGATCGACCTCGCGGACAAGCCCCAATGGTTCCTCGACATCTCGCCGCTCGGCAAGGTGCCGCTGCTGCGCCTGGCGCGGCCCGACGGCAGCGAAGCCGTGCTGTTCGAGAGCAACGTGATCTGCGAGTACCTCGAGGAAACGCAGCCGGGCCCGCGGCTCCACCCCGAAGACCCGCTCACCCGCGCCGAGCACCGCGCGTGGATGGAATTCGGCTCCGCGATCCTCGGCGACCTCTGGGGCTACGAGACCACGCGCGACGCCGAGGTGTTCGCGCAGAAGCGCGCCGCGCTCGCGGCCAAGTTCGAGCGCGTCGAAGCCGCGCTCGGCGCCGGCCCCTATTTCGCGGGCGCCGATTTCAGCCTCGTCGATGCGGTGTTCGCGCCGGTCTTCCGCTACTTCGAGCTGTTCGACCAGATCAGCGATTCCCACATCTTCGATGCCTTGCCCAAGGTGAACGCATGGCGGCGCGCACTCGCCGAGCGGCCCAGCGTGCGCGGCGCGGTCGTGCCCGAATACCCGCAGCACCTGCGCGAGTTCCTGCGCAAGCACGAGGCGCACTTGCTGACGCTGGCCGAGGAACGAAAATAG
- a CDS encoding gamma-glutamylcyclotransferase, translating to MPRPLRDPQPMLAQAIADWGGRDDLWLFGYGSLIWRPEFDFAERRPAWVHGWHRALKMWSRVNRGSVQTPGLVFGLLSGGSCRGMVFRVPAHQGLETLRRLWLREMPTGVYDPKWLRCNTPEGPVRALAFTLSRRSPNFTGELSDERYRHIFTHAVGRYGSSLDYARQTLLELRRHSIHDAALARLVALAQEAQAQSEAPADCGTPPATVYVPGSADTKNDNPSPQPSSGSSKENT from the coding sequence ATGCCCCGTCCGCTGCGCGACCCGCAGCCCATGCTGGCGCAGGCCATCGCCGACTGGGGCGGCCGAGACGACCTCTGGCTCTTCGGCTACGGCTCGCTGATCTGGCGGCCGGAGTTCGACTTCGCCGAGCGGCGGCCGGCCTGGGTGCACGGCTGGCACCGCGCGCTGAAGATGTGGAGCCGCGTGAACCGCGGCAGCGTGCAGACGCCCGGCCTGGTCTTCGGCCTGCTCTCGGGCGGCAGCTGCCGTGGCATGGTGTTCCGCGTGCCGGCGCACCAGGGGCTGGAAACGCTGCGCAGGCTGTGGCTGCGCGAGATGCCGACCGGCGTTTACGACCCCAAGTGGCTGCGCTGCAACACGCCCGAAGGCCCGGTGCGCGCGCTGGCCTTCACGCTCTCGCGCCGCAGCCCCAACTTCACGGGCGAGCTCAGCGACGAGCGCTATCGCCACATCTTCACGCATGCCGTGGGCCGCTACGGCAGCTCGCTCGACTACGCGCGCCAGACGCTGCTCGAGCTGCGCCGGCATTCGATCCACGACGCCGCGCTGGCACGGCTGGTGGCGCTGGCCCAGGAGGCGCAGGCGCAGTCCGAGGCCCCGGCCGATTGCGGGACGCCGCCGGCTACGGTATACGTTCCGGGGTCTGCGGACACAAAGAACGACAACCCTTCCCCCCAGCCCTCCTCCGGATCGTCCAAGGAAAACACATGA
- a CDS encoding superoxide dismutase family protein — translation MNQRLFIATGTALLASALLSACGSMMGGKPQAAAELTPTAAISPNPTRGTVTFTALEHGVRVAGEVRGLAPGSEHGFHIHEKGDCGDNGNASGGHFNPAGGTHGKFAAPGSHAGELPSLVADANGVARFSVDNHAISLTEGATNNVVGRALVVHRDRDDFTTQPAGNSGPRTACAVITRR, via the coding sequence ATGAACCAACGTCTTTTCATCGCCACCGGCACCGCCCTTCTCGCCAGCGCCCTGCTCTCGGCCTGCGGCAGCATGATGGGCGGCAAGCCGCAGGCGGCCGCCGAGCTGACGCCCACCGCGGCGATCTCGCCCAACCCCACGCGCGGCACGGTGACCTTCACCGCGCTGGAGCACGGCGTGCGCGTGGCCGGCGAAGTGCGCGGCCTCGCGCCCGGCAGCGAGCACGGGTTCCACATCCACGAAAAGGGCGACTGCGGCGACAACGGCAACGCCTCGGGCGGACACTTCAATCCCGCAGGCGGCACGCACGGCAAGTTCGCGGCGCCCGGCAGCCATGCGGGCGAGCTGCCGAGCCTGGTGGCCGACGCCAACGGCGTGGCGCGCTTCAGCGTCGACAACCATGCGATCTCGCTGACCGAAGGCGCGACCAACAACGTGGTCGGCCGCGCGCTCGTGGTGCACCGCGACCGCGACGACTTCACGACCCAGCCGGCCGGCAACTCGGGCCCGCGCACCGCCTGCGCGGTGATCACGCGGCGCTGA
- the eda gene encoding bifunctional 4-hydroxy-2-oxoglutarate aldolase/2-dehydro-3-deoxy-phosphogluconate aldolase: MAMTNPLTALQVMRDAPVIPVIVLHDVKHAVPLARALVAGGIRMLEVTLRTPQALECIEAIAKEVPEAVAGAGTIRSAADAQASALAGAKFGVSPGYTRAVGKACHDLGLPLLPGVATGSEIMTAQEDGYTELKFFPAMQAGGLPMLKAWQGPFGDVTFCPTGGIHAGNAAEFLALSNVACVGGSWIVPTDAIRDGDWAQIEQLARAASQLPR; this comes from the coding sequence ATGGCTATGACGAACCCACTCACCGCGCTCCAAGTGATGCGCGACGCGCCGGTGATCCCGGTGATCGTGCTGCACGACGTGAAGCACGCGGTCCCGCTTGCACGCGCCCTCGTGGCCGGCGGCATCCGCATGCTCGAGGTCACGCTGCGCACGCCGCAGGCGCTCGAATGCATCGAGGCGATCGCGAAGGAGGTGCCCGAGGCCGTGGCCGGTGCCGGCACCATCCGCAGCGCGGCCGATGCGCAGGCCTCGGCGCTGGCGGGCGCGAAGTTCGGCGTGAGCCCGGGCTACACGCGCGCCGTCGGCAAGGCCTGCCACGACCTCGGCCTGCCGCTGCTGCCGGGCGTGGCAACGGGCAGCGAGATCATGACCGCACAGGAAGACGGCTACACCGAACTGAAGTTCTTCCCCGCCATGCAGGCCGGCGGCCTGCCGATGCTCAAGGCCTGGCAGGGGCCGTTCGGCGACGTCACCTTCTGCCCGACGGGCGGCATCCATGCGGGCAACGCGGCCGAGTTCCTCGCGCTGTCGAACGTGGCCTGCGTGGGCGGTTCGTGGATCGTGCCGACCGACGCGATCCGCGACGGCGACTGGGCGCAGATCGAGCAGCTGGCACGCGCCGCGAGCCAGCTGCCGCGCTGA
- a CDS encoding NTP transferase domain-containing protein produces the protein MATTTNATASPVVIVLASGRGERFLAAGGTGPKLQALLAGRPMLERTLDAVRQSGLPWHLEDAGHPGMGDSIAAAVRATRDAAGWLILPGDLPLVRPQTLRSVADALTRRDAGVGVGAVQPNYRGERGHPVGFAAASGAQLAALQGAAGAASVLKALRTADAVVELAVDDEGIVTDVDTPDALARAEALWQARISAA, from the coding sequence ATGGCAACGACGACGAATGCGACGGCCTCTCCGGTGGTGATCGTGCTGGCCTCGGGCCGCGGCGAGCGCTTTCTGGCGGCGGGCGGAACGGGCCCCAAGCTCCAGGCGCTGCTCGCGGGGCGGCCGATGCTCGAGCGCACGCTCGACGCGGTGCGCCAGAGCGGCCTGCCATGGCACCTCGAGGACGCCGGGCACCCGGGCATGGGCGATTCGATCGCCGCGGCGGTGCGCGCCACGCGCGATGCCGCGGGCTGGCTGATCCTGCCGGGCGACCTGCCGCTGGTGCGGCCGCAGACGCTGCGCAGCGTGGCGGATGCGCTGACGCGCCGCGATGCGGGTGTGGGTGTGGGTGCGGTGCAGCCGAACTACCGCGGCGAGCGCGGCCATCCGGTCGGATTCGCTGCCGCGAGCGGGGCGCAGCTCGCCGCGCTGCAGGGGGCCGCGGGTGCCGCGTCGGTACTGAAGGCGCTGCGCACCGCCGACGCGGTGGTCGAGCTCGCGGTGGACGACGAGGGCATCGTCACCGACGTCGACACGCCCGACGCGCTCGCGCGCGCCGAGGCGCTCTGGCAGGCGCGGATCAGCGCCGCGTGA
- a CDS encoding OmpA family protein, whose protein sequence is MMKTPHPIRTALRALALGAVVLLCAACAHRPAPGNAMPFEQAVNQAVDDLIVQTQKLPAFLAKVESSIKQSRIVIDPLLEGSSGQQTEVTRVAEQRIVQRMQSQFRQFVVTPFNKDEIERAQYVLNGTLVRDKDATEGRYRLNLALTEIRSGVVVAQSVARISDASLDTRPTAFFRDSPVNGKDRGVEGYIRTAETQPGQAADALYLERLPTSTVLQEATAAYEAGRMSEALSRYEAAARRPDGQQLRIYSGLYLTQAQLGRSADAEKTFGTLARLGLETNNLSVKFLFKPGSTDFMADPKISAAYPMWLRQIARQAAQIDACVVVTGHTSRTGSEAVNERLSLQRAVYVKNRLASEAPPLAKKLRESGMGFRENIVGTGADDASDALDRRVEFKVAGCEA, encoded by the coding sequence ATGATGAAGACCCCGCATCCGATCCGGACGGCGCTGCGCGCCTTAGCGCTCGGCGCCGTGGTGCTGCTGTGCGCCGCCTGCGCGCATCGGCCCGCGCCCGGCAATGCCATGCCGTTCGAGCAGGCCGTGAACCAGGCCGTGGACGACCTGATCGTGCAGACGCAGAAGCTGCCGGCCTTCCTGGCCAAGGTGGAGTCGTCGATCAAGCAGAGCCGCATCGTGATCGATCCGCTGCTCGAAGGCTCGAGCGGCCAGCAGACCGAGGTGACGCGCGTGGCCGAACAGCGCATCGTGCAGCGCATGCAGTCGCAGTTCAGGCAGTTCGTCGTCACGCCCTTCAACAAGGACGAGATCGAGCGCGCCCAGTACGTGCTCAACGGCACGCTGGTGCGCGACAAGGACGCGACCGAGGGGCGCTATCGCCTGAACCTCGCGCTGACCGAGATCAGGAGCGGCGTGGTGGTCGCGCAGTCGGTGGCGCGCATCAGCGACGCCAGCCTCGACACGCGGCCCACGGCCTTCTTCCGCGACAGCCCGGTGAACGGCAAGGACCGCGGCGTGGAAGGCTACATCCGCACCGCCGAGACGCAGCCGGGCCAGGCGGCCGATGCCCTGTACCTCGAACGCCTGCCGACCTCGACCGTGCTGCAGGAAGCCACGGCGGCCTACGAGGCCGGCCGCATGAGCGAGGCGCTCAGCCGCTACGAGGCCGCCGCGCGCCGGCCCGACGGCCAGCAGCTGCGCATCTACAGCGGGCTCTACCTCACGCAGGCGCAGCTCGGGCGCAGCGCCGATGCGGAGAAGACCTTCGGCACGCTGGCGCGGCTCGGGCTCGAAACCAACAACCTCAGCGTGAAGTTCCTGTTCAAGCCCGGCTCGACCGACTTCATGGCCGACCCGAAGATCAGCGCCGCCTATCCGATGTGGCTGCGGCAGATCGCGCGCCAGGCGGCACAGATCGATGCCTGCGTGGTCGTCACCGGCCACACGAGCCGCACCGGCTCCGAGGCGGTGAACGAGCGCCTGTCGCTGCAGCGCGCGGTCTACGTGAAGAACCGGCTCGCGAGCGAGGCGCCGCCGCTCGCGAAGAAGCTGCGCGAATCGGGCATGGGCTTTCGCGAGAACATCGTGGGCACCGGCGCCGACGACGCGAGCGATGCGCTGGACCGCCGGGTCGAGTTCAAGGTCGCAGGCTGCGAGGCCTGA
- a CDS encoding ABC transporter ATP-binding protein — MSVPLFIDAITLGYDTPRGRLHTVVSDFSLTLPAGEIACLFGPSGCGKTTVLRAIAGFEPLRAGSIRLGEVLLSSTERHLPPEERHVGMMFQEYALFPHLSAGRNVAFGLRRLPRTEQQARVAEMLALVGLADAGERFPHELSGGQQQRIALARALAPSPALLLLDEPFSNLDGRTRERLTQEVRGILQRAGQTAILVTHNEAEAHAMADRTGVMHGGRITHWLERGAV; from the coding sequence ATGAGCGTTCCCCTCTTCATCGATGCGATCACGCTCGGCTACGACACGCCGCGCGGCCGCCTGCACACCGTGGTGAGCGACTTCTCGCTCACGCTGCCCGCGGGCGAGATCGCCTGCCTGTTCGGCCCCTCGGGCTGCGGCAAGACTACGGTGCTGCGCGCGATCGCGGGCTTCGAGCCGCTGCGCGCGGGCAGCATCCGGCTCGGCGAGGTGCTGCTGTCCTCGACCGAACGGCACCTGCCGCCCGAGGAGCGTCACGTGGGCATGATGTTCCAGGAGTACGCGCTGTTCCCGCATCTGTCGGCCGGCCGCAACGTGGCCTTCGGGCTGCGGCGCCTGCCGCGCACCGAGCAGCAGGCGCGCGTGGCCGAGATGCTCGCGCTCGTGGGTCTGGCCGACGCGGGCGAGCGCTTTCCGCACGAGCTCTCGGGCGGCCAGCAGCAGCGCATCGCGCTGGCACGTGCGCTCGCGCCCTCGCCCGCGCTGCTGCTGCTCGACGAGCCGTTCTCGAACCTCGACGGCCGCACGCGCGAGCGCCTGACGCAGGAGGTGCGCGGCATCCTCCAGCGCGCGGGGCAGACCGCGATCCTCGTCACCCACAACGAGGCCGAAGCGCATGCGATGGCCGACCGCACCGGCGTGATGCACGGCGGGCGCATCACGCACTGGCTCGAGCGGGGCGCCGTTTGA
- a CDS encoding AEC family transporter — translation MKSFVISSLLPVVLLIAAGYLAGRRRWIGGAAVKDLSNLIFLLLAPALLFRAMSTVRVEELSLKPVAAYFIASGLLFAGTLALRGFNRPGAVLALANTYSNTVMIGIALVGLAYGGQDMVVLLTLISLHSLVLLTSATVVLELAVAREQAAHSGAAKRPMAGTVLRALRNAIIHPVPMPIIAGLLFAQTGLALPEAIDKPIQLLGQAFGPVALVMVGITVALTPIGRHWRGALVQALVKNLLHPLLVAGIGLLLGVRGIPLTVMVVAAALPIGANVFLFSQRYRTCEDLVTASVAMSTVLALATLTLVMTLVQWLP, via the coding sequence GTGAAATCCTTCGTCATCTCCTCGCTCCTGCCGGTGGTGCTGCTGATCGCGGCGGGCTACCTGGCAGGCCGGCGCCGCTGGATCGGCGGCGCGGCCGTGAAGGACCTCTCCAACCTGATCTTCCTGCTGCTCGCGCCGGCGCTGCTGTTCCGCGCGATGAGCACGGTGCGCGTGGAGGAACTGAGCCTGAAGCCGGTGGCGGCGTACTTCATCGCCTCGGGCCTGCTGTTCGCGGGCACGCTCGCGCTGCGCGGCTTCAACCGACCGGGCGCGGTGCTCGCGCTTGCCAACACCTACAGCAACACCGTGATGATCGGCATCGCGCTCGTGGGCCTGGCCTACGGCGGGCAGGACATGGTGGTGCTGCTCACGCTGATCTCGCTGCATTCGCTGGTGCTCCTGACCAGCGCCACCGTGGTGCTCGAACTGGCCGTGGCGCGCGAGCAGGCCGCGCACAGCGGCGCCGCGAAGCGCCCGATGGCGGGCACGGTGCTGCGCGCGCTGCGCAACGCGATCATCCATCCGGTGCCGATGCCGATCATCGCGGGGCTGCTGTTCGCGCAGACGGGGCTCGCGCTGCCCGAGGCCATCGACAAGCCGATCCAGCTGCTCGGCCAGGCCTTCGGGCCGGTGGCGCTGGTGATGGTGGGCATCACGGTGGCGCTGACGCCGATCGGCCGCCACTGGCGCGGCGCGCTGGTGCAGGCGCTGGTGAAGAACCTGCTGCATCCGCTGCTGGTGGCCGGCATCGGGCTGCTGCTCGGCGTGCGCGGCATTCCGCTCACCGTGATGGTGGTCGCGGCGGCCCTGCCGATCGGCGCCAACGTGTTCCTCTTCTCGCAGCGCTATCGCACCTGCGAGGACCTGGTGACCGCCAGCGTCGCGATGTCGACCGTGCTCGCGCTCGCCACGCTCACGCTCGTGATGACGCTGGTGCAGTGGCTGCCCTGA
- a CDS encoding haloacid dehalogenase type II — MRAAPFDASDLRVIAFDVFGTVVDWHSGISAEVAQALPGVDGASFALAWRAGYQPAMKAVMERIAAGEGGFTLLDELHLSMLDHVLQDFGLSDRLDMAARRHLSRAWHRLPAWPDAVEGLTRLKRKFTICTLSNGNIGLLTEMAKRAGLPWDCVLSAEVFKAYKPDPRTYLGVAGVFDATPGQVMLAAAHHDDLAAARVCGLKTAYIERPFEHGRAQPKDVSPNPENSLHARDIGELADLLGC; from the coding sequence ATGCGCGCGGCACCGTTCGATGCGAGCGACCTCCGGGTCATCGCGTTCGACGTGTTCGGCACCGTGGTCGACTGGCACAGCGGCATCAGCGCCGAGGTGGCGCAAGCCCTGCCGGGCGTCGACGGCGCGAGCTTCGCGCTCGCGTGGCGCGCCGGCTACCAGCCAGCGATGAAGGCGGTGATGGAACGCATCGCGGCGGGCGAGGGCGGCTTCACGCTGCTCGACGAACTGCACCTGAGCATGCTCGACCACGTGCTGCAGGACTTCGGTCTCAGCGACCGGCTCGACATGGCCGCGCGCCGCCACCTGAGCCGCGCCTGGCACCGCCTGCCCGCATGGCCCGACGCGGTGGAAGGGCTCACGCGGCTCAAGAGGAAGTTCACCATCTGCACGCTGTCGAACGGCAACATCGGCCTGCTGACCGAGATGGCCAAGCGCGCTGGCCTGCCCTGGGACTGCGTGCTCTCGGCCGAGGTGTTCAAGGCCTACAAGCCCGACCCGCGCACCTACCTCGGCGTGGCCGGCGTGTTCGATGCCACGCCCGGACAGGTGATGCTCGCGGCCGCGCACCACGACGACCTGGCCGCCGCGCGCGTGTGCGGCCTCAAGACCGCCTACATCGAACGCCCGTTCGAGCACGGCCGCGCACAGCCGAAGGACGTGTCGCCGAATCCCGAGAACAGCCTGCACGCGCGGGACATCGGCGAACTGGCCGATCTGCTGGGCTGCTGA
- the pdxH gene encoding pyridoxamine 5'-phosphate oxidase codes for MTAPLTNESLAALRKSYERAELDETHSAEDPLKQFERWLGEAIDAKVPEPNAMTLSTVGGDLRPSSRIVLIKGYDARGIVWYTNYESRKGRELAGNPYAALQFHWVELERVVRIEGRVEKAGAEESDAYFASRPLDSRIGAWASPQSEVISGRDVLVKNAALAAAKHMLSPPRPPHWGGFRLVPDRWEFWQGRKSRLHDRLRYRLEDGKWVRERLAP; via the coding sequence ATGACTGCCCCCCTCACCAACGAAAGCCTGGCGGCGCTGCGCAAGAGCTACGAGCGCGCCGAACTCGACGAGACCCACAGCGCGGAGGATCCGCTGAAGCAGTTCGAGCGCTGGCTCGGCGAAGCCATCGACGCGAAGGTGCCCGAACCCAACGCGATGACGCTCAGCACCGTGGGCGGCGACCTGCGGCCGTCGAGCCGCATCGTGCTCATCAAGGGCTACGACGCGCGCGGCATCGTCTGGTACACCAACTACGAAAGCCGCAAGGGCCGCGAGCTCGCGGGCAATCCCTATGCGGCGCTGCAGTTCCACTGGGTCGAGCTCGAGCGCGTGGTCCGCATCGAGGGCCGGGTCGAGAAGGCCGGCGCGGAGGAAAGCGACGCCTACTTCGCGAGCCGGCCGCTCGATTCGCGCATCGGCGCCTGGGCCAGCCCGCAGAGCGAGGTCATCAGCGGCCGCGACGTGCTGGTGAAGAACGCCGCGCTGGCCGCCGCGAAGCACATGCTCTCGCCGCCGCGCCCGCCGCACTGGGGCGGCTTCCGGCTGGTGCCCGACCGCTGGGAGTTCTGGCAGGGCCGCAAGAGCCGGCTGCACGACCGGCTGCGCTACCGGCTCGAGGATGGCAAATGGGTGCGCGAGCGCCTCGCTCCCTGA
- the edd gene encoding phosphogluconate dehydratase gives MSTHPTVLDVTDRIRERSRGTRSAYLERLREIRQRDRGADRMGCANVAHAVAGIPASDKFRVVAERAPNIGIVTAYNDMLSAHAPYQGYPDIVKHEARGLGATAQVAGGVPAMCDGVTQGTPGMELSLFSRDVIAMGTAVALTHDMFDAALMLGVCDKIVPGLLIGALHFGHLPTVFVPAGPMPSGLSNGEKSKVREQAAQGLVGRQGLLEAEMAAYHTLGTCTFYGTANSNQMLLEAMGLHVPGSAFIQPGEAMRETLTREAVRTVLGKAGGVAPDAAPGVAAWSCPPIGEIVDERCIVNAMAALLATGGSTNHLIHWVAVARSAGIVIDWDDFSQLSDIVPLLTRVYPNGSADVNAFQAAGGPGFVIGELLDAGLMHADVLTVRAGGIREFAAIPSLEGEGRLVWHAAAPSKDESIARPAGNPFSATGGLKLLNGNLGRSVIKVSSVPDDRHVIEAPARVFDSQAALQKAFTAGELERDVVCVVRWQGPQANGMPELHKLTPPLSVLQGKGFRVALVTDGRMSGASGKVPAAIHVSPEAAVGGPLAKVRDGDVIRLDAVAGTLRVLVPDDEWAERETATLPEAQRIADGHGLGRELFAGMRRNALTAEEGACTWL, from the coding sequence ATGAGCACACACCCCACCGTCCTTGACGTCACCGATCGCATTCGCGAACGCAGCCGGGGGACGCGCAGCGCGTACCTCGAGCGCCTGCGCGAGATCCGCCAGCGAGACCGCGGCGCCGACCGCATGGGCTGCGCCAACGTCGCGCACGCGGTGGCCGGCATCCCGGCCAGCGACAAGTTCCGCGTGGTTGCCGAACGCGCACCCAACATCGGCATCGTCACCGCCTACAACGACATGCTTTCGGCCCATGCGCCGTACCAGGGCTATCCCGACATCGTCAAGCACGAGGCGCGGGGCCTCGGCGCCACCGCGCAGGTGGCCGGCGGCGTGCCCGCGATGTGCGACGGCGTCACGCAGGGCACGCCCGGCATGGAGCTGAGCCTCTTCAGCCGCGACGTGATCGCCATGGGCACCGCGGTGGCGCTCACGCACGACATGTTCGATGCGGCGCTGATGCTCGGCGTGTGCGACAAGATCGTGCCCGGCCTCCTGATCGGCGCGCTGCACTTCGGGCATCTGCCGACGGTGTTCGTGCCCGCCGGCCCGATGCCGTCGGGCCTCTCGAACGGCGAGAAGTCGAAGGTGCGCGAGCAGGCGGCCCAGGGCCTCGTCGGGCGGCAGGGCCTGCTCGAGGCCGAGATGGCGGCCTACCACACGCTCGGCACCTGCACCTTCTACGGCACCGCCAACAGCAACCAGATGCTGCTGGAGGCCATGGGCCTGCATGTGCCCGGCAGCGCCTTCATCCAGCCCGGCGAGGCGATGCGCGAGACGCTCACGCGCGAGGCGGTGCGCACGGTGCTCGGCAAGGCGGGCGGGGTCGCGCCCGACGCCGCGCCGGGCGTGGCGGCCTGGTCCTGCCCGCCGATCGGCGAGATCGTCGACGAGCGCTGCATCGTCAACGCGATGGCGGCGCTGCTCGCCACGGGCGGCTCGACCAACCACCTGATCCACTGGGTCGCCGTGGCGCGTTCGGCCGGCATCGTGATCGACTGGGACGACTTCTCGCAGCTCTCCGACATCGTGCCGCTGCTCACGCGCGTCTATCCCAACGGCAGCGCCGACGTGAACGCCTTCCAGGCCGCGGGCGGCCCGGGCTTCGTGATCGGCGAGCTGCTCGACGCGGGTCTCATGCATGCCGACGTGCTGACCGTGCGCGCCGGCGGCATCCGCGAGTTCGCAGCCATTCCCTCGCTCGAAGGCGAAGGGCGGCTCGTCTGGCATGCCGCTGCGCCCTCGAAGGACGAGAGCATCGCGCGGCCGGCCGGCAATCCCTTCAGCGCCACGGGCGGCCTCAAGCTGCTCAACGGCAACCTCGGGCGCAGCGTGATCAAGGTGTCTTCGGTGCCCGACGACCGCCACGTGATCGAAGCGCCCGCGCGCGTCTTCGACTCGCAGGCCGCGCTGCAGAAGGCCTTCACCGCGGGCGAGCTCGAGCGTGACGTGGTCTGCGTGGTGCGCTGGCAGGGCCCGCAGGCCAACGGCATGCCCGAGCTGCACAAGCTCACGCCGCCGCTGTCGGTGCTGCAGGGCAAGGGCTTCCGCGTCGCGCTGGTCACCGACGGCCGCATGAGCGGCGCCTCGGGCAAGGTGCCCGCGGCAATCCACGTCTCGCCCGAGGCCGCGGTCGGCGGCCCGCTCGCCAAGGTGCGCGACGGCGACGTGATCCGGCTCGACGCCGTGGCGGGCACGCTCCGGGTGCTGGTGCCCGACGACGAATGGGCCGAGCGCGAGACCGCGACCCTGCCCGAGGCCCAGCGCATCGCCGACGGCCACGGGCTCGGACGCGAACTGTTCGCCGGCATGCGGCGCAATGCATTGACTGCAGAAGAAGGAGCCTGCACATGGCTATGA
- the gloA gene encoding lactoylglutathione lyase — protein sequence MRLLHTMLRVGNLQRSIDFYTKVLGMNLLRTSENPEYKYSLAFVGYGNGNPDQAEIELTYNWGTESYELGTAYGHIALGVPDAYAACEKIKASGGNVTREAGPVKGGTTVIAFVTDPDGYKVELIQRDEGAAGGGLR from the coding sequence ATGCGACTTCTCCACACCATGCTGCGCGTCGGCAACCTCCAGCGCTCCATCGACTTCTACACCAAGGTGCTCGGCATGAACCTGCTGCGCACTTCGGAAAACCCCGAGTACAAGTACAGCCTCGCCTTCGTCGGCTACGGCAACGGCAACCCGGACCAGGCCGAGATCGAGCTCACCTACAACTGGGGCACCGAGAGCTACGAGCTCGGCACCGCCTACGGCCACATCGCACTCGGCGTGCCCGATGCCTACGCGGCCTGCGAGAAGATCAAGGCGTCGGGCGGCAACGTCACGCGCGAGGCCGGGCCGGTGAAGGGCGGCACGACGGTGATCGCGTTCGTGACGGACCCGGACGGCTACAAGGTCGAGCTGATCCAGCGCGACGAGGGCGCGGCGGGCGGCGGCCTGCGTTGA
- a CDS encoding OmpA family protein produces MSDHDQQQNFVLGFLVALIALVILFVVGIAFWHQGARAVPAGARPAAAAAPAAAPATTTSVAEVTETVTVVIPDGASIRVADGVVNFYFATGSADLAPRAAEALAAVIKGVESGRRAVVSGFHDTTGDPVLNEQLAKQRADTVRDVLVGLGVPASKVDLQKPAVTAGSGNDAEARRVEVRLVD; encoded by the coding sequence ATGAGCGACCACGACCAGCAGCAGAATTTCGTACTCGGATTCCTCGTGGCCCTGATCGCGCTGGTCATCCTCTTCGTGGTCGGCATCGCGTTCTGGCACCAGGGCGCGCGCGCGGTCCCCGCCGGCGCCAGGCCCGCGGCGGCGGCGGCGCCGGCCGCGGCGCCCGCCACGACCACCAGCGTGGCCGAAGTGACCGAGACGGTCACCGTGGTGATTCCCGACGGCGCGAGCATCCGCGTCGCCGACGGGGTGGTGAACTTCTACTTCGCCACCGGCAGCGCCGACCTCGCGCCGCGTGCGGCCGAGGCGCTGGCGGCGGTCATCAAGGGCGTGGAGAGCGGCCGCCGGGCGGTGGTCTCGGGCTTCCACGACACCACGGGCGACCCGGTCCTGAACGAGCAGCTCGCGAAGCAGCGCGCCGACACCGTGCGCGACGTGCTCGTGGGCCTGGGCGTGCCGGCCTCCAAGGTGGACCTGCAGAAGCCCGCGGTCACGGCCGGCTCGGGCAACGACGCCGAGGCGCGCCGGGTCGAGGTCCGCCTGGTGGATTGA